The Acidobacteriota bacterium DNA window CGAAAGACCTTCTTCGACTCCTCGTCGGGACACTCCGCAGCCTGCTGGTTGTAGAAGTTGATCGCCGAACGCTCGAGCTCGCAACCGGCGGCGATGACGGCCATCTCGAAAGCACCACCCTTGACCCGTTTGAGAAAGTCGGCGTTGATCACGTCGGAGTGATCGAGGGGCGTGAGATTCTCGGGCGTGGCGGGCACCGCCCACACACCGTCCTCCAGCAGCGACTTGAAGTTCTGCTCGAGAAACGCCTTGTGCTGCTTTTCGTCGGCCGCCAGCGACTCGAACATCTGTTTGGCGGCCGGATCCGTCGCCCGTTCGGCCGCGGCCCGGTAGATTTCCTCGCCACGCAACTCGGTGATAATGGCCGACTTGACGGCCTCCAGCACGATCTGGCGATTCGCCTGATCCATCGCTCTCTCCTTGAGGACCGACGCTCAGCCGCCGGCTCCGGGTGGTCTGGAAGAGTCTACTCCCGGGCCGGTCAAAAACAAGGCGGCCGCCGAGCCCATGCTGACGCGGCGGCGTTGATGCGACGCTCTCCAGCCGTTCGGCCGGGCTCGCCAGGTGGCTTTCGAGGTCCGCGAGCCGCGCCCGCGCCTTGGCCACCACCCGCGGCCGGGGCGCGCTCGACGAACGCGGCGCTGGACAGCTTC harbors:
- a CDS encoding ferritin family protein, which codes for MDQANRQIVLEAVKSAIITELRGEEIYRAAAERATDPAAKQMFESLAADEKQHKAFLEQNFKSLLEDGVWAVPATPENLTPLDHSDVINADFLKRVKGGAFEMAVIAAGCELERSAINFYNQQAAECPDEESKKVFRFLAEWEESHLSALTELEGRLKDQYFADQGFAPF